The genome window CATCTGGAATTAACCATGATTCACGAAGTCATGGTGTTGGATCACGGCGGGCCCGACCTCGCTTTCATTCTTTACGGCGGCGCCCTCAAGCTGTGGCTGCTCGGCGCCCTGCTGGTCGGGCTGGTGGTGCCGGTGCGCAGCGGGTCACCGTGGCTCGACGGTGCGGCCGCGCTCGGCGGTATGCTGGCGCTGGCGGTGCTCACCGGCATCATCGAGTCGTCGATGGCGCGCTTGCGCCTGGTGCGGGTGCCGCAGCTGCTGCTCGGAGCCGGCGTGCTGTCGACCCTAGCCTTGGTATTGAGCTGGCGCTGACTGCCATGTGGAGCGATACCCTGTTGGTGCTGCTGGCGCTCAGTGGCGTGTTGTTGCTGGGCTCCAGCCGGCTGGTGCGCTGCATTCGGATTGTGGCGTTTCAGGGCGTCGTGCTCGGGTTGCTGACACTGGCGGCGCATCAGCACGAGTTCTCGTGGCGCACGCTCGGCCTGGCGGTGGCGATCGCGGCGTTGAAGGGCGCCGGCTTCCCCTGGCTGCTGTCGCGGGTGCTGCGTCAAGCCGACGTCCGCCGCGAGGTCGAGCCGTTCGTGAGCTACAACCTGTCGCTGTTGGCCGGCACCATGGCACTGCCGGTGTCATTGTGGCTGAGCGCGCGGTTGCCGCTGCCGACGCCGCCGATCTCGGCGCTGGTGGTACCGGTGGCGCTGTTCACCACGCTGGCCGGCCTGCTTCTGATCGTCAGCCGGCGCACGGCCCTGACCCAGGTGCTGGGATACTTGGTGCTCGAGAACGGCGTCTACGCCTTCGGCGTCGGCCTGGTGGAAGGCACGCCGATGGTGGTGGAGCTGGGGATCCTGCTCGACGTCTTCGTCGCGGTGTTCGTGATGGGCATCGCCATCTTCCACATCAACCGCGAGTTCGACCACATTGATGCCGATCAGCTGGCGGCTCTGCACGACTGGACCTCATGATCGCCGCCCTGCTCCTGGTGCCGGCGCTCGCCGGTATCGCCGCCTACTTCGTGCGCGCCGACGCCGCCCGCCGCGTCTTGCTGCTGTTGGTGGCCGCGCTGCACACCGGGCTGACGGCGGCGGCATGGTTTCACCAACCGGCGGCCGCGCTCGGCGGCTGGTTGCAGCTCGACGCCGCCGGCCGGCTCTTCCTTTCGATCACCACCGTGCTGTTCCTGGCCGCGGCGCTCTATGCCGCCGGCTACCTCAGCCGCGAGAGCCGTGGGGCCCAGCGTGACTTCGAAGAAGGGCTACTGTTCGACAACGCTCCGGAGGCCGTGTTCACTGCCTGTTTGCTGCTGTTTCTGGCGGCGATGACGCTGGTCACCACCAGCCACCGGTTCGGCTTGCTCTGGGTGGCAATCGAAGCCACCACCTTGGCGAGCGCGCCGCTGATCTACTTCCACCGCCACCACCGTTCGCTCGAAGCCACTTGGAAGTACCTGCTGATTTGCTCGGTGGGCATTGCGCTGGCGCTGCTCGGCAACTTCTTCCTTGCGGTGGCGGCCTCCAATCCGGGCGGGACGCCGGTGCCGTTGGTGCTCGACGACTTGATGCGCGAGGCCCCGCGGCTGCACCTGCCGTGGCTCAAGGCGGCCTTGCTGTTGCTGCTGGTCGGCTACGGCACCAAGATGGGTCTGGCACCGCTGCACACGTGGTTACCCGATGCCCACAGCGAGGCGCCCTCGCTGGCCTCGGCGCTGTTGTCGGGGGCGCTGCTGAACTGCGCCTTTCTCGGCATCCTGCGAGTGCAGCAAGTCTGCGCCGCCGCGGGTCAGGCGGCGTTCGGCCAGGAGCTGCTGGTCGGCTTCGGCCTGTTGTCGATGACGGTGGCCGCCGTCTTCATCATCGAGCAGGCCGACTACAAGCGGATGCTGGCGTATTCCAGCGTCGAGCACATGGGCATTCTCGCCCTCGGTGTCGGACTGGGCGGGGCGGCCACCTTCGGCGCGCTGCTCCATGCGGTCAACCATTCGCTCACCAAGGGCATGCTGTTCCTGCTGGCCGGCAACATCCTGGCGGCCTATCGGACCAAGGCGACGACGCAGGTGCGCGGCGTGCTCCGGGTGCTGCCGGCATCGGGTGGGCTGTGGGTGATGGGGTTGTTCGCCATCACCGGCTCGCCGCCGTTCGGGCCGTTTCTGAGTGAGTTCACCATTTTGAAAGCCGCACTGGACCACGGGCGCAACCTGGTGGCGCTGGCATATCTGGCGCTGCTAGCGGTGGTCTTCCTGGGCATGATGACGGTGATGTTGCGCATGGCGCAGGGGGCGCCGGAAGCAGCGGAGCCGGGCGGTGCGGCGGCGCCGGAGCCGCTGCTGGCGGTCGCGCCGCCGGCGGCGCTGGCACTGCTGGTGATCATTCTCGGCCTCTACGTTCCGGGCTTCATGCGGGCCGCGATCGAGCAGGCGGCGCGCGCGCTCGGGTGAGTTGTCATGCCACGCCCGTCTTTGCCCGCGATTTTCAACGGCAAGGCCGTCGCCCTCGATCAGGTGCCGCGGCTGAACGCGGCCGAGTTCCGCGACGCGGTCATTGCCGAGGTGGCGGCGGGTGCGCGGCTGGCGGCGCTGTTCGGACAGCCGAGCGGAGCCGGCGTGCGGCTGATCGCGGTGCTGGCGCGCGGCCGCACCGGCACGCTGGCCGCTGCCACCACCGAGGTCGGCGACAGCTTTCAGGCGCTGACGCCCGATTGCCCGCAAGCACACGGGTTCGAGCGCGAGATCGCCGAGCAATGGGGCGTGCGGCCGCACGGCCATCCGTGGCTAAAGCCGCTCCGCTTCCATGCCTCCTATCGGCCCGGGCACGACGCCTGGGGGCGTGCCGGGGACGAGCATATCTCACCGAGCGTGACTGACTTCTTCCGGATGGAGGGCG of Deltaproteobacteria bacterium contains these proteins:
- a CDS encoding hydrogenase, with translation MWSDTLLVLLALSGVLLLGSSRLVRCIRIVAFQGVVLGLLTLAAHQHEFSWRTLGLAVAIAALKGAGFPWLLSRVLRQADVRREVEPFVSYNLSLLAGTMALPVSLWLSARLPLPTPPISALVVPVALFTTLAGLLLIVSRRTALTQVLGYLVLENGVYAFGVGLVEGTPMVVELGILLDVFVAVFVMGIAIFHINREFDHIDADQLAALHDWTS
- a CDS encoding NADH dehydrogenase FAD-containing subunit, giving the protein MIAALLLVPALAGIAAYFVRADAARRVLLLLVAALHTGLTAAAWFHQPAAALGGWLQLDAAGRLFLSITTVLFLAAALYAAGYLSRESRGAQRDFEEGLLFDNAPEAVFTACLLLFLAAMTLVTTSHRFGLLWVAIEATTLASAPLIYFHRHHRSLEATWKYLLICSVGIALALLGNFFLAVAASNPGGTPVPLVLDDLMREAPRLHLPWLKAALLLLLVGYGTKMGLAPLHTWLPDAHSEAPSLASALLSGALLNCAFLGILRVQQVCAAAGQAAFGQELLVGFGLLSMTVAAVFIIEQADYKRMLAYSSVEHMGILALGVGLGGAATFGALLHAVNHSLTKGMLFLLAGNILAAYRTKATTQVRGVLRVLPASGGLWVMGLFAITGSPPFGPFLSEFTILKAALDHGRNLVALAYLALLAVVFLGMMTVMLRMAQGAPEAAEPGGAAAPEPLLAVAPPAALALLVIILGLYVPGFMRAAIEQAARALG